The Musa acuminata AAA Group cultivar baxijiao chromosome BXJ1-3, Cavendish_Baxijiao_AAA, whole genome shotgun sequence genome window below encodes:
- the LOC135626615 gene encoding uncharacterized protein LOC135626615 isoform X1 encodes MGTYELIKGDDKAAAAAEEEHNEHVLAVDHALPYPKDLEIGGKRASAPRSGDRHRLVSLDVFRGLTVALMIFVDDAGTYLPAINHSPWDGVNLADFVMPFFLFIVGVALALTYKRVSNKAMATKKAVIRAAKLFVVGLVIQGGYFHGLHNLTYGVDILSIRWTGILQRIAIAYLLAALCEIWLKSDDDVDSGHSLARRYRSQLLVALILTTIYMILLYGLYVPDWEYQIPVAGSGPKSFSVECGVRGDTGPACNAVGMIDRRIFGVRHLHRRPVYERTKQCSIDSPASGPLPPDAPSWCQAPFDPEGLLSSVMAIVTCLIGLQFGHVIVHFKDHKDRIVQWMIPSFCLLALAFSLDCFGVHMNKALYTLSYTCATAGTAGMLFTGVYVLVDVYGYRRPTLAMEWLGMHALMIYVLIGCNIFPVFIQGFYWREPQNNLLRVIGIGS; translated from the exons atggGGACGTACGAGCTCATCAAGGGCGACGACAAGGCGGCGGCGGCTGCGGAGGAGGAGCACAACGAGCACGTCCTCGCCGTCGACCACGCGCTGCCGTACCCAAAGGACCTCGAAATCGGCGGAAAGAGGGCCTCCGCTCCCCGGAGCGGGGACCGGCACCGCCTCGTCTCTCTCGACGTCTTCCGGGGACTCACCGTCGCG CTCATGATCTTCGTAGACGACGCCGGAACATATCTTCCTGCTATCAACCATTCTCCTTGGGATGGTGTCAACCTTGCTGATTTTGTTATGCCATTTTTCTTGTTTATAGTTGGAGTTGCGCTTGCACTTACGTATAAG AGAGTCTCAAACAAAGCAATGGCAACCAAGAAAGCAGTCATTCGAGCAGCAAAGCTCTTCGTTGTAGGCCTTGTTATTCAAG GTGGTTATTTCCATGGCCTTCACAATTTAACTTATGGAGTTGATATTTTGAGTATAAGATGGACCGGCATACTACAG AGAATTGCAATTGCCTACCTGTTGGCTGCATTATGTGAAATCTGGCTTAAAAGCGATGATGATGTTGATTCTGGTCACTCCTTGGCCAGGCGATACCGATCTCAATT GTTGGTGGCTTTGATCCTTACAACCATTTACATGATTCTTCTATATGGTCTATATGTTCCTGACTGGGAATACCAGATACCAGTGGCAGGATCCGGGCCGAAGTCCTTTTCA GTCGAATGTGGAGTGAGGGGTGACACAGGACCTGCCTGCAATGCTGTGGGAATGATCGATCGCCGAATCTTTGGCGTCCGACATCTTCATAGACGTCCTGTCTATGAGAGGACAAAG CAATGCAGCATAGATTCACCAGCTAGTGGCCCACTTCCACCTGATGCTCCCTCATGGTGTCAAGCTCCTTTTGATCCTGAAGGACTACTTAG TTCTGTAATGGCAATTGTCACTTGCTTGATCGGGTTGCAGTTCGGGCACGTTATAGTGCATTTTAAG GATCACAAGGATCGAATCGTGCAGTGGATGATACCTTCCTTCTGTCTTTTAGCATTGGCCTTTTCATTAGACTGCTTTG GAGTGCATATGAACAAGGCTTTGTACACCTTAAGTTATACATGCGCCACTGCTGGGACTGCTGGGATGCTCTTCACTGGAGTATATGTGCTG GTTGATGTCTATGGCTATAGGAGGCCAACACTGGCAATGGAATGGTTGGGTATGCATGCTCTTATGATCTATGTTCTAATAGGCTGCAACATATTTCCAGTATTCATCCAAGGATTCTACTGGAGGGAGCCTCAGAACAATCTT CTGAGGGTCATTGGAATTGGTTCTTGA
- the LOC135626615 gene encoding uncharacterized protein LOC135626615 isoform X2 — translation MLMIFVDDAGTYLPAINHSPWDGVNLADFVMPFFLFIVGVALALTYKRVSNKAMATKKAVIRAAKLFVVGLVIQGGYFHGLHNLTYGVDILSIRWTGILQRIAIAYLLAALCEIWLKSDDDVDSGHSLARRYRSQLLVALILTTIYMILLYGLYVPDWEYQIPVAGSGPKSFSVECGVRGDTGPACNAVGMIDRRIFGVRHLHRRPVYERTKQCSIDSPASGPLPPDAPSWCQAPFDPEGLLSSVMAIVTCLIGLQFGHVIVHFKDHKDRIVQWMIPSFCLLALAFSLDCFGVHMNKALYTLSYTCATAGTAGMLFTGVYVLVDVYGYRRPTLAMEWLGMHALMIYVLIGCNIFPVFIQGFYWREPQNNLLRVIGIGS, via the exons ATG CTCATGATCTTCGTAGACGACGCCGGAACATATCTTCCTGCTATCAACCATTCTCCTTGGGATGGTGTCAACCTTGCTGATTTTGTTATGCCATTTTTCTTGTTTATAGTTGGAGTTGCGCTTGCACTTACGTATAAG AGAGTCTCAAACAAAGCAATGGCAACCAAGAAAGCAGTCATTCGAGCAGCAAAGCTCTTCGTTGTAGGCCTTGTTATTCAAG GTGGTTATTTCCATGGCCTTCACAATTTAACTTATGGAGTTGATATTTTGAGTATAAGATGGACCGGCATACTACAG AGAATTGCAATTGCCTACCTGTTGGCTGCATTATGTGAAATCTGGCTTAAAAGCGATGATGATGTTGATTCTGGTCACTCCTTGGCCAGGCGATACCGATCTCAATT GTTGGTGGCTTTGATCCTTACAACCATTTACATGATTCTTCTATATGGTCTATATGTTCCTGACTGGGAATACCAGATACCAGTGGCAGGATCCGGGCCGAAGTCCTTTTCA GTCGAATGTGGAGTGAGGGGTGACACAGGACCTGCCTGCAATGCTGTGGGAATGATCGATCGCCGAATCTTTGGCGTCCGACATCTTCATAGACGTCCTGTCTATGAGAGGACAAAG CAATGCAGCATAGATTCACCAGCTAGTGGCCCACTTCCACCTGATGCTCCCTCATGGTGTCAAGCTCCTTTTGATCCTGAAGGACTACTTAG TTCTGTAATGGCAATTGTCACTTGCTTGATCGGGTTGCAGTTCGGGCACGTTATAGTGCATTTTAAG GATCACAAGGATCGAATCGTGCAGTGGATGATACCTTCCTTCTGTCTTTTAGCATTGGCCTTTTCATTAGACTGCTTTG GAGTGCATATGAACAAGGCTTTGTACACCTTAAGTTATACATGCGCCACTGCTGGGACTGCTGGGATGCTCTTCACTGGAGTATATGTGCTG GTTGATGTCTATGGCTATAGGAGGCCAACACTGGCAATGGAATGGTTGGGTATGCATGCTCTTATGATCTATGTTCTAATAGGCTGCAACATATTTCCAGTATTCATCCAAGGATTCTACTGGAGGGAGCCTCAGAACAATCTT CTGAGGGTCATTGGAATTGGTTCTTGA
- the LOC135626615 gene encoding uncharacterized protein LOC135626615 isoform X3, producing the protein MIFVDDAGTYLPAINHSPWDGVNLADFVMPFFLFIVGVALALTYKRVSNKAMATKKAVIRAAKLFVVGLVIQGGYFHGLHNLTYGVDILSIRWTGILQRIAIAYLLAALCEIWLKSDDDVDSGHSLARRYRSQLLVALILTTIYMILLYGLYVPDWEYQIPVAGSGPKSFSVECGVRGDTGPACNAVGMIDRRIFGVRHLHRRPVYERTKQCSIDSPASGPLPPDAPSWCQAPFDPEGLLSSVMAIVTCLIGLQFGHVIVHFKDHKDRIVQWMIPSFCLLALAFSLDCFGVHMNKALYTLSYTCATAGTAGMLFTGVYVLVDVYGYRRPTLAMEWLGMHALMIYVLIGCNIFPVFIQGFYWREPQNNLLRVIGIGS; encoded by the exons ATGATCTTCGTAGACGACGCCGGAACATATCTTCCTGCTATCAACCATTCTCCTTGGGATGGTGTCAACCTTGCTGATTTTGTTATGCCATTTTTCTTGTTTATAGTTGGAGTTGCGCTTGCACTTACGTATAAG AGAGTCTCAAACAAAGCAATGGCAACCAAGAAAGCAGTCATTCGAGCAGCAAAGCTCTTCGTTGTAGGCCTTGTTATTCAAG GTGGTTATTTCCATGGCCTTCACAATTTAACTTATGGAGTTGATATTTTGAGTATAAGATGGACCGGCATACTACAG AGAATTGCAATTGCCTACCTGTTGGCTGCATTATGTGAAATCTGGCTTAAAAGCGATGATGATGTTGATTCTGGTCACTCCTTGGCCAGGCGATACCGATCTCAATT GTTGGTGGCTTTGATCCTTACAACCATTTACATGATTCTTCTATATGGTCTATATGTTCCTGACTGGGAATACCAGATACCAGTGGCAGGATCCGGGCCGAAGTCCTTTTCA GTCGAATGTGGAGTGAGGGGTGACACAGGACCTGCCTGCAATGCTGTGGGAATGATCGATCGCCGAATCTTTGGCGTCCGACATCTTCATAGACGTCCTGTCTATGAGAGGACAAAG CAATGCAGCATAGATTCACCAGCTAGTGGCCCACTTCCACCTGATGCTCCCTCATGGTGTCAAGCTCCTTTTGATCCTGAAGGACTACTTAG TTCTGTAATGGCAATTGTCACTTGCTTGATCGGGTTGCAGTTCGGGCACGTTATAGTGCATTTTAAG GATCACAAGGATCGAATCGTGCAGTGGATGATACCTTCCTTCTGTCTTTTAGCATTGGCCTTTTCATTAGACTGCTTTG GAGTGCATATGAACAAGGCTTTGTACACCTTAAGTTATACATGCGCCACTGCTGGGACTGCTGGGATGCTCTTCACTGGAGTATATGTGCTG GTTGATGTCTATGGCTATAGGAGGCCAACACTGGCAATGGAATGGTTGGGTATGCATGCTCTTATGATCTATGTTCTAATAGGCTGCAACATATTTCCAGTATTCATCCAAGGATTCTACTGGAGGGAGCCTCAGAACAATCTT CTGAGGGTCATTGGAATTGGTTCTTGA
- the LOC135626630 gene encoding nascent polypeptide-associated complex subunit beta-like isoform X2, which produces MNVDKLMKMAGAVRTGGKGSMRRKKKAVHKTATTDDKRLQSTLKRIGVNAIPAIEEVNIFKDDLVIQFVNPKVQASIAANTWVVSGSPQTKRPDNLENLKRLAEHLQKQSPSTATAAKQDNDDDDVPDLVPGETFEAAADESQAS; this is translated from the exons ATGAATGTAGATAAGCTCATGAAGATGGCTGGTGCTGTTCGCACTGGTGGAAAGGGCAGCATGCGCAG GAAGAAGAAGGCAGTTCACAAAACTGCAACAACAGATGACAAGAGGCTTCAAAGCACATTGAAAAGAATAGGCGTCAATGCCATACCTGCCATAGAAGAAGTCAACATTTTTAAGGATGATCTTGTTATTCAGTTTGTTAATCCTAAGG TGCAAGCTTCTATTGCAGCCAATACATGGGTTGTTAGCGGGTCTCCTCAGACAAAGA GGCCTGATAATTTGGAGAACTTGAAGAGACTTGCGGAACACTTACAGAAACAGTCACCCAGCACAGCTACTGCTGCTAAAcaggacaatgatgatgatgatgtcccTGACCTGGTCCCTGGAGAAACATTTGAAGCAGCTGCAGATGAAAGCCAAGCTTCATAG
- the LOC135626630 gene encoding nascent polypeptide-associated complex subunit beta-like isoform X1 — protein sequence MNVDKLMKMAGAVRTGGKGSMRRKKKAVHKTATTDDKRLQSTLKRIGVNAIPAIEEVNIFKDDLVIQFVNPKVQASIAANTWVVSGSPQTKKFEDMLPGIINQLGPDNLENLKRLAEHLQKQSPSTATAAKQDNDDDDVPDLVPGETFEAAADESQAS from the exons ATGAATGTAGATAAGCTCATGAAGATGGCTGGTGCTGTTCGCACTGGTGGAAAGGGCAGCATGCGCAG GAAGAAGAAGGCAGTTCACAAAACTGCAACAACAGATGACAAGAGGCTTCAAAGCACATTGAAAAGAATAGGCGTCAATGCCATACCTGCCATAGAAGAAGTCAACATTTTTAAGGATGATCTTGTTATTCAGTTTGTTAATCCTAAGG TGCAAGCTTCTATTGCAGCCAATACATGGGTTGTTAGCGGGTCTCCTCAGACAAAGA AATTTGAAGATATGCTACCTGGCATCATTAACCAACTAG GGCCTGATAATTTGGAGAACTTGAAGAGACTTGCGGAACACTTACAGAAACAGTCACCCAGCACAGCTACTGCTGCTAAAcaggacaatgatgatgatgatgtcccTGACCTGGTCCCTGGAGAAACATTTGAAGCAGCTGCAGATGAAAGCCAAGCTTCATAG
- the LOC135626637 gene encoding uncharacterized protein LOC135626637 codes for MEPAKTENFHVRLNCTDQIYQDSMYDRKSIFWQVDDQPCPRAEVICPQPRRATRIPYFMHSLNRVNGKPKGLLPIHRVDCASEILDLLLSKDASEGDSDSSSRVGFFCGSPPARTNNPVVHDSEFGKQSPFLDSPKGISPSMKQAGRGERGSPTCGSSPKVRIEGFACSNSESQCIVPAFA; via the exons GAGCCTGCCAAAACGGAGAACTTCCATGTGAGACTTAATTGTACAGATCAAATATATCAAGATTCTATGTATGATAGGAAATCAATATTTTGGCAAGTTGATGACCAGCCATGTCCAAGAGCTGAAGTCATTTGTCCTCAACCTCGTAGAGCTACCAGGATTCCTTATTTCATGCACAGTCTAAATAGAGTCAATGGCAAGCCAAAGGG CCTTCTGCCGATTCATAGAGTGGATTGTGCCTCTGAAATTCTTGACCTTCTCCTGAGTAAG GATGCCTCCGAAGGTGATTCAGACTCCAGCAGCCGGGTGGGCTTTTTCTGCGGGTCACCACCGGCTCGCACTAACAATCCAGTAGTCCATGATTCAGAATTTGGCAAACAAAGCCCGTTCCTAGATTCTCCCAAAGGAATCTCCCCCAGCATGAAGCAGGCAGGCAGAGGGGAAAGAGGATCTCCGACCTGTGGTTCTTCACCTAAAGTAAGAATTGAAGGCTTTGCTTGTAGCAACTCCGAATCACAATGCATCGTCCCAGCTTTTGCTTGA